The following proteins are encoded in a genomic region of Poecilia reticulata strain Guanapo linkage group LG11, Guppy_female_1.0+MT, whole genome shotgun sequence:
- the itgb8 gene encoding integrin beta-8, translated as MTSWQRSRPLRVLLLCCVAFVVCAEASSGGARACWSPSVTSCADCLQRGPQCAWCFQEDYLHGAEQSRRCDLPDSLRRRGCRPEFMERSDVKVEVDATLNSTQVSPREISITLRPGSEASFVVAVKQLERYPVDLYYLVDVSASMQENLDHLKTVGVALSLRMTQHTSDLWLGFGSFVDKPVSPFMSVHPSKIDNPCSDYQIRCRPAHGFHHVLSMTGNISEFTRVMKRQRISANVDTPEGGLDAMLQAAVCQRAVGWRPEAKRLLLLMTDQPSHLALDSRLAGIVTPHDGRCHLDSNIYTGSTKMDHPSLGLLSDKLLENHIYPIFAVEKMQYQWYEELVKLLPGSILGKLGLFQAPNLIDLVVDSYKKLLSEVAVSVSVEDKAVSRYWVSVSPLCPRGSTAKDQNCSGVQPGQTVYFNITVGQRSCPDDGEDEDVRMLVHPVGYNESTVISIRSKCQCKCGPTSRCDGNDQSPCRGSHHGVSQEQRPDHGHMKDPSSDPNRSCKADGSNVSCSDRGVCECGKCTCEQSRLGTVYGKYCEIDDFSCPYQKGQLCGGRGVCVSSECVCEVGWTGDSCSCPTSETSCQSADGLLCSGCGKCVCGKCVCTDPQRSGDFCERCPTCQVISKSSCKSVDCHHSRGLSQKEAKLCNTTCALHIGSKTDFSERVSSGRLVGTFLCVCALTVLCGLVVVAVSRLLLQKKVMPRGGAAADLGYHCTGKDLSYIPTTNEKTVTYRRDRPPDQPVEMHIQVPKMPLDDHWQF; from the exons GAGCCAGAGCGTGTTGGTCGCCCAGCGTCACCTCTTGCGCAGATTGCCTGCAACGTGGACCACAATGTGCTTGGTGTTTCCAGGAG GACTACCTGCACGGGGCTGAGCAGAGCCGTCGCTGCGATCTGCCGGACAGCCTACGCAGGAGAGGTTGCAGGCCTGAGTTCATGGAGCGGTCGGACGTCAAAGTGGAGGTCGACGCCACGCTGAACAGCACACAAGTGTCCCCACGGGAAATCAGCATCACCCTCCGGCCAG gttCAGAGGCCAGTTTTGTTGTTGCCGTGAAACAACTGGAGCGCTACCCTGTAGATCTCTACTACCTGGTGGATGTGTCAGCCTCCATGCAGGAAAACCTTGATCAT CTCAAGACGGTAGGCGTCGCACTGTCCCTACGGATGACGCAACACACCTCAGACCTCTGGCTAGGTTTTGGCTCATTTGTGGACAAACCTGTCTCCCCTTTCATGAGTGTCCATCCCTCCAAGATCGACAACCCCTGCAG tGATTACCAGATCCGCTGTCGTCCGGCCCACGGTTTCCACCACGTCCTCAGCATGACCGGCAACATCAGCGAGTTCACGCGAGTGATGAAGCGCCAGCGCATCTCCGCCAACGTGGACACGCCCGAGGGGGGACTGGACGCCATGCTGCAGGCCGCCGTCTGCCAG CGTGCTGTTGGTTGGCGGCCAGAGGCAAAGCGCCTCTTGCTCCTGATGACAGACCAGCCGTCTCACCTCGCCCTGGACAGCAGGCTTGCTGGGATCGTAACGCCGCACGACGGCCGGTGTCACCTGGACAGCAACATATACACTGGAAGCACAAAGATG GACCATCCCAGTTTAGGTCTGCTGTCTGACAAGCTGCTTGAAAACCATATCTACCCCATCTTCGCTGTGGAGAAGATGCAGTACCAGTGGTATGAG GAGTTGGTGAAGCTGCTGCCTGGATCAATCCTGGGAAAGTTGGGCCTCTTTCAGGCGCCGAACCTCATAGATCTGGTGGTAGATTCATACAAG AAACTGTTGTCCGAGGTGGCGGTGTCAGTGTCAGTGGAGGACAAGGCAGTCAGCAGGTACTGGGTGtctgtttctcctctttgtCCCCGCGGATCCACTGCCAAGGACCAGAACTGCTCAGGGGTACAGCCAGGCCAGACg GTCTACTTTAATATCACCGTTGGCCAACGCTCCTGTCCTGATGATGGTGAAGATGAAGATGTGAGAATGTTGGTGCATCCGGTGGGCTACAATGAGTCCACTGTCATCAGTATCCGCTCTAAATGTCAGTGCAAATGTGGACCAACAAGCCGTTGCGATGGCAACGACCAGTCACCCTGCAGGGGAAGCCACCACGGTGTCAGTCAGGAGCAGAGGCCGGATCATGGACACATGAAAGACCCGAGCTCAGATCCAAATAGAAGTTGCAAAGCAGATGGGTCAAATGTGAGCTGCAGCGACCGGGGAGTGTGTGAGTGCGGAAAATGCACGTGTGAGCAGAGCAGGCTTGGGACGGTGTACGGGAAATACTGTGAAATTGACGACTTCTCCTGCCCGTATCAGAAGGGACAGCTGTGTGGAG GCCGAGGCGTGTGTGTGTCAAGCGAGTGTGTGTGCGAGGTCGGCTGGACAGGCGACAGTTGCAGCTGTCCCACCTCCGAAACCAGCTGTCAATCCGCAGACGGCTTGCTTTGCAGCGGCTgtggaaaatgtgtgtgtggcaaGTGTGTGTGTACCGATCCCCAACGATCTGGAGACTTCTGTGAGAGATGTCCTACCTGCCAAGTCATCTCAAAATCCTCCTG TAAGAGTGTGGACTGCCATCATTCTCGAGGTCTCTCCCAAAAAGAGGCGAAGCTATGCAACACCACCTGTGCTCTTCATATCGGCtccaaaacagatttttcag AGCGAGTCAGCAGTGGGCGACTGGTTGGAACTTTCCTATGTGTGTGCGCCCTAACGGTGCTGTGTGGGCTCGTGGTGGTGGCCGTGTCACGGTTGCTGCTGCAGAAGAAAGTCATGCCACGAGGGGGCGCCGCTGCGGATTTAGGCTACCACTGCACTGGAAAG GATCTCTCATATATTCCTACAACCAATGAGAAAACGGTGACCTACAGGAGGGACCGCCCGCCTGACCAACCCGTGGAGATGCACATACAGGTTCCCAAGATGCCTCTTGATGATCACTGGCAGTTCTAA